The DNA window TGAGAATGTAGGGCATGGTCAGTTTCAAGATCATTGAGGCCACCGCCTGCGGCATCATCAACAAGCCGGACTGAATCGGACTGAAACCTAGCCCCACCTGATAAAGCAGCGGAAACAGGAACGGCATGCCACCAATGCCCAACCGCGTGAAGAAGCTGCCCGCAACCGCCGCACGAAAGGTGCGGAGACGAAACAGAGCCAAATTCAGCAAAGGCATGGGGATGCGCGAGGAGCGCAGGCCGTAGGCAACCAACAATACCAGCGACGCCAGCAACATCGCCGCCATCTGCGCTTTCGTTAACGTGTGCTCTCCAAAGATCTCAAGCACATGGGAGAGCAATCCCACCCCGGAGCCAAAGAGAAGGAAGCCAATCCAGTCGAGGCGATGAGGATGCAGGTCCCGATAGTCCGGCAGATGGCGATACACCAGATAGAGCCCGATGATGCCAATCGGAATGTTGAGAAAGAAGATGACCCGCCAGTGGAAGTAGCCGACGATAAAGCCGCCGGCAAGCGGGCCGAGCATCGGGGCCACCAGACTGGGGATGGCGACAAAACTCATGGCACGCACCAGATCAAATCTGGAGAACGTCCGCACCATCGTGAGACGTCCCACCGGCACCATCATGGCGCCGCCACAACCTTGCAGAATCCGGCAAAGCACCAATACCGGAACATTGCTCGATAAGCCGCAGAAGAGAGACCCGAGAGTAAAGATGCCAATCGCTCCGGCAAAGACCAGACGCGTGCCAAAGCGATCGGCCATCCAACCACTAATCGGAATGAAGACCGCCAGGCTCAACGTATAACTGGCCAGAATCGACTTCAGACTCAGCGGAGCCACCTGCAGCGCCTCTGCAATCGCAGGCAGTGCCGTGTTCAGAATCGTCGTATCGAGCGACTCCATAAAGAACGCCACAGCGACCAGCCAGGGCAGCAGCCGTCGGCTGGATTCAGCCAGAACTGGCTCGATTGATACGGGTGGCACGGGTTGAGATGGGGTCGTAGCCTGCAACTCCTCAATTGATTGGACTCATAGAAAAGCTACCACTGCAAGGACAGGCCATGCCGCATTCTTTCGCCCCCTATAATGGCAACAACGATGCACGAAGATCTGAAGTCCGAATTGAACAGCCTTGTCCCCGACCCGGAGAATCACTCTCGTCGCGGCTTCCTCGTCACTACCTTGCCGGTCGGCTTCGCCTTAGCCGTGCAACCGGTCAGTGCGCAGACGATCACCACCAATACCGATGGCATCACTGCAGGCGAGGTGAAGGTTCCGGTCCAAGACGGCGAGATGCCCGCTTACCGTGCGTTTCCGAATAAGGGCAGCAACTTCCCGGTAGTGCTCGTGATCCAGGAGATCTTCGGGGTCCATGAACACATCAAGGACTTGTGCCGCCGTCTCGCCAAGAAGGGGTACTATGCCATTGCGCCTGCCCTTTTTGCGCGCCAAGGAGATCCTTCGACAATCGAGAATGTCCAGAATCTGATTCGCGACATTGTGTCCAAGGTTCCCGACGCCCAGGTGATGGCAGACCTCGATGCGACGCTTGCCTTTGCAGGAAAGCACGAGGGTAACGAGAAGAAAGCCGCGATTACCGGCTATTGCTGGGGTGGGCGCATCGTCTGGCTCTACGCGTCTCACAACCCGAAGATCAAGGCGGGAGCAGCCTGGTATGGCCGCATGGAAGGGCAAGGCACCCCACTCCAACCCACCCAACCGATCGAGATCGCCGTCTCTCTCAAAGTCCCGATTCTAGGGCTCTATGGAGGTAAAGACCAGGGCATTCCACAATCGAGCGTAGAGAAGATGCGCGTGGAATTGGCGAAGGGCAAGTCGAAGAGCGAAATTATTCTCTACGGAAATGCGCAGCATGGATTCAATGCGGATTACCGGCCGAGCTACGGGAAAGTGGATGCAGAGGACGCCTGGGCGCGGATGCTCGCCTGGTTCAAGAGTCACGGGGTAAAATA is part of the Bryobacter aggregatus MPL3 genome and encodes:
- a CDS encoding dienelactone hydrolase family protein; translated protein: MHEDLKSELNSLVPDPENHSRRGFLVTTLPVGFALAVQPVSAQTITTNTDGITAGEVKVPVQDGEMPAYRAFPNKGSNFPVVLVIQEIFGVHEHIKDLCRRLAKKGYYAIAPALFARQGDPSTIENVQNLIRDIVSKVPDAQVMADLDATLAFAGKHEGNEKKAAITGYCWGGRIVWLYASHNPKIKAGAAWYGRMEGQGTPLQPTQPIEIAVSLKVPILGLYGGKDQGIPQSSVEKMRVELAKGKSKSEIILYGNAQHGFNADYRPSYGKVDAEDAWARMLAWFKSHGVK
- a CDS encoding DHA2 family efflux MFS transporter permease subunit — protein: MPPVSIEPVLAESSRRLLPWLVAVAFFMESLDTTILNTALPAIAEALQVAPLSLKSILASYTLSLAVFIPISGWMADRFGTRLVFAGAIGIFTLGSLFCGLSSNVPVLVLCRILQGCGGAMMVPVGRLTMVRTFSRFDLVRAMSFVAIPSLVAPMLGPLAGGFIVGYFHWRVIFFLNIPIGIIGLYLVYRHLPDYRDLHPHRLDWIGFLLFGSGVGLLSHVLEIFGEHTLTKAQMAAMLLASLVLLVAYGLRSSRIPMPLLNLALFRLRTFRAAVAGSFFTRLGIGGMPFLFPLLYQVGLGFSPIQSGLLMMPQAVASMILKLTMPYILRRVGYRGVLISNTIILGLWIFLFATINLQTPVWVMVAETFVFGFFTSMQYTAMNTLVYADVGPDQASAASTIASTMQQMSMSFGVAIASLTTALLVPDRSHATAPEMVHGIHLALFAMGALTIFSTLIFSELKKGDGSVNVAGQKLAHDG